The Lentimicrobiaceae bacterium genomic interval AATGATGGTCAAAGCCTAAAACAATAGCCGAAATGTTTAATTTATTTACCAAATAATTCACAACAAAATCCTGATAATTCGTTTTGGCAAAATTCAGGTCAAAGTTAATGATGATAAGGTTTTTAAAAGATGTTTGTTTTAGTAGTTCAATTTTTTCGTTTTGTGTAAGAATGTACTTGAAGTCGCTTATAGGTTGTAAAACTTGTCTTGGGTGAGGAAAAAAAGTAATCAAAGTACTTTGTCCACCAATTTTTTCGGCGTAATTATTCAATTCATCGATAATTTGTTTGTGAGCGACGTGAATTCCGTCGAAAGTGCCGACAGTAACAACAGGTCTGACTATTTCGTGTGCTTTATCAATGTCGTAAAAAATATTCATGAAACTATTATTGATTAGCTGTCTGCATTTGGTTTCTTAGTCTATGGTTTTCAGGCAGTTTTTTGTTTTGCATAATCTATTATTTTTTGCTCATAAACGAGTTGACCGTATATACAATTTCGTCAAGTCCCACATCCTTGTTTAAATAACTGTCGGCATATATCCACTGTTTGTGATTTTCGTGGGTAATATCGAATTTTATACGAGTTTTGGAGCTGACCGAACTAACAATAATTACAGGGATTTCAGGGTTGTGTTTTTTTATTTTGTAACACAGTATAAAACCGCTAATTTGTGAATCCATAACCAAATCAACAACACATAAATTAGGCTCAACTTCTTTAATTAATTTTTCGCCTTCATGTTGATTTTCAGCATAAATTATTTCGTAGCCATGCTGTTTAAGCCTTGCTTTCAATTTGTTAATAAAGTCTATATCATCGTCAATGATAAGTATTTTGTTTCGTTTCATAGGGAGATATTGATTTTATATATTAACATTAAGCTTTTTCAACAAGTTGTTGTTTATATTATTTTCGTACAAATCTAACACATTCTTATTATTGTACGGATAAAATGAATTTGTTTCTTTTTCGTAGTTGTAAATATTTTCAATTCTGCTTTTAGTGAAATCTATTTTGGTGTTTATAGGTTGTCCGCCGCCCGAGATGCAACCATTATTGCAGGCAGCAACTTCAACAAAATCTATGTCGTTTTTGCCTTTTCTAAAT includes:
- a CDS encoding riboflavin biosynthesis protein RibF; its protein translation is MNIFYDIDKAHEIVRPVVTVGTFDGIHVAHKQIIDELNNYAEKIGGQSTLITFFPHPRQVLQPISDFKYILTQNEKIELLKQTSFKNLIIINFDLNFAKTNYQDFVVNYLVNKLNISAIVLGFDHH
- a CDS encoding response regulator → MKRNKILIIDDDIDFINKLKARLKQHGYEIIYAENQHEGEKLIKEVEPNLCVVDLVMDSQISGFILCYKIKKHNPEIPVIIVSSVSSKTRIKFDITHENHKQWIYADSYLNKDVGLDEIVYTVNSFMSKK